A portion of the Streptomyces erythrochromogenes genome contains these proteins:
- a CDS encoding aminotransferase-like domain-containing protein, translating into MPAVAAATATAAATTTAVAAAVAPPAFAARATSVEGSPVREILALTQRPGIVSFAGGLPAPELFDTEGLRAAYDAAFALSARRALQYSTTEGAPELRAAVAARATARGLATGADDVVVTSGSQQALTLVTAALIEPGDVVLAENPTYLAALQCFGLAGARVVPVPCDEEGILPDALAELVARERPKLLYTIPTFQNPTGRTLPASRRAAVAEIAARLGLWLVEDDPYGDLRYEGRDVPWLAAHPGAEDRTALLGSFSKTMAPGLRLGWLRAPAALLRAAAVAKQAADLHTSTVDQLAAAHYLATVDLDAHIGTVRAAYRERRDALLGALGRTLPPGCAWNRPEGGMFVWARLPEDHDATALLRTAVAHGVAFVPGAPFHTGAPDPRTLRLSFTTHTPREIAEGVGRLGAALAEYGATPRGLSAGARP; encoded by the coding sequence GTGCCCGCTGTCGCTGCCGCCACCGCCACCGCCGCCGCCACCACCACTGCCGTAGCCGCCGCCGTCGCACCGCCCGCGTTCGCCGCCCGTGCCACCTCGGTCGAAGGCTCTCCCGTACGCGAGATCCTCGCGCTCACCCAGCGGCCCGGGATCGTCTCCTTCGCCGGCGGCCTCCCCGCGCCCGAACTCTTCGACACCGAGGGCCTGCGCGCCGCGTACGACGCCGCCTTCGCGCTCTCGGCGCGCCGCGCGCTCCAGTACTCGACCACCGAGGGCGCGCCGGAGCTCCGCGCGGCCGTAGCGGCGCGGGCGACGGCGCGCGGGCTTGCGACCGGCGCGGACGACGTGGTCGTCACCTCCGGCTCCCAGCAGGCCCTCACCCTCGTCACCGCCGCCCTGATCGAGCCGGGCGACGTGGTGCTGGCCGAGAACCCCACCTACCTCGCCGCACTCCAGTGCTTCGGGCTGGCGGGGGCGCGGGTGGTGCCCGTGCCCTGCGACGAGGAGGGCATCCTGCCGGACGCGCTCGCGGAACTCGTCGCGCGGGAGCGGCCGAAGCTGCTCTACACGATCCCGACCTTCCAGAACCCGACGGGCCGCACCCTGCCGGCATCCCGCCGGGCCGCGGTCGCGGAGATCGCGGCCCGGCTCGGCCTGTGGCTGGTGGAGGACGACCCGTACGGGGACCTGCGCTACGAGGGCCGGGACGTCCCGTGGCTCGCCGCCCACCCGGGCGCGGAGGACCGTACGGCCCTGCTCGGCAGCTTCTCGAAGACCATGGCTCCCGGGCTGCGCCTGGGCTGGCTCCGCGCACCGGCGGCGCTCCTGCGGGCCGCGGCGGTCGCGAAGCAGGCGGCGGACCTGCACACCTCCACGGTGGACCAGCTGGCCGCGGCGCACTACCTGGCGACGGTGGACCTGGACGCGCACATAGGCACCGTGCGCGCCGCGTACCGCGAGCGGCGCGACGCCCTGCTGGGCGCCCTGGGCCGGACCCTTCCGCCGGGCTGCGCCTGGAACCGGCCCGAGGGCGGGATGTTCGTGTGGGCCCGGCTCCCGGAGGACCACGACGCGACGGCCCTGCTGAGGACGGCCGTGGCGCACGGCGTCGCCTTCGTCCCGGGAGCCCCCTTCCACACGGGCGCCCCGGACCCGCGCACGCTGCGCCTGTCCTTCACGACGCACACCCCGCGGGAGATCGCCGAGGGGGTCGGCCGCCTCGGGGCGGCCCTGGCGGAGTACGGCGCGACGCCGCGGGGCCTCAGTGCTGGAGCCCGACCTTGA
- a CDS encoding amphi-Trp domain-containing protein, giving the protein MKDLKFEQKSSLSRLEAADQLAALAEALRHGGNAELELGPGTMSLRVPDELSTEIEVEVGDGQIEMEIELKWPTTSTRSGAQS; this is encoded by the coding sequence GTGAAGGACCTCAAGTTCGAGCAGAAGAGTTCCCTCTCACGCCTTGAGGCCGCCGATCAGCTCGCTGCGCTCGCGGAGGCGCTGCGGCACGGCGGCAACGCCGAACTGGAACTCGGCCCCGGGACGATGAGCCTGCGGGTCCCCGACGAACTCAGCACCGAGATCGAGGTCGAGGTCGGCGACGGGCAGATCGAGATGGAGATCGAGCTCAAGTGGCCCACCACGTCCACGCGGTCCGGAGCCCAGTCATAG
- a CDS encoding diacylglycerol/lipid kinase family protein produces MSLSHPAGAPPRARLFALLALLCALGAVVVLVASGEGGGLIVVVVGMAGAALTAVGTWWVVAHRGPVRLAGAVLAVAAPVAILVIYARADLWPTALAAIVLWAAAVVCARTALRAARPSAGMRAVAADRPRHPVLIMNPKSGGGKVGRFGLVEKGEALGARVVLLDTEVVTDVAAIARRAVAEGADLLGVAGGDGTQARVAEVAAEHGLPFLVISAGTRNHFAMDLGLDREDPARCLDALADGEELRIDLGFVGGRAFVNTASFGVYAEVVQRPEYRDAKADSALDALPDLLLGYAGHTLEAAADGTRLEAQQALLISNNPYSSPEPMAVGARRARLDLGVLGVVGIRVNNAAQAADVALRGARATGLHVLTSRQVVIASEAEDIPVAVDGEALTLPTPVTCSIRPGALRVLVPRERPGAPVAGPPMEWRDVLALAFNRLR; encoded by the coding sequence ATGTCGCTCTCGCACCCCGCCGGCGCGCCGCCGCGCGCCCGGCTGTTCGCACTGCTGGCGCTGCTCTGCGCGCTGGGCGCGGTGGTGGTGCTGGTGGCGTCCGGCGAGGGCGGCGGGCTGATCGTCGTCGTGGTCGGGATGGCCGGCGCGGCGCTCACCGCCGTGGGCACGTGGTGGGTCGTCGCCCACCGCGGGCCGGTCCGGCTGGCCGGGGCCGTGCTGGCCGTGGCCGCGCCGGTGGCCATCCTCGTCATCTACGCCCGCGCCGACTTGTGGCCCACGGCGCTGGCCGCCATCGTGCTGTGGGCGGCCGCCGTGGTGTGCGCGCGGACGGCGCTGCGCGCGGCGCGGCCGTCCGCCGGCATGCGGGCGGTCGCCGCCGACCGCCCCCGGCACCCCGTGCTGATCATGAACCCGAAGTCCGGTGGCGGGAAGGTCGGCCGCTTCGGCCTCGTCGAGAAGGGGGAGGCGCTCGGAGCCCGGGTGGTGCTGCTGGACACGGAGGTCGTCACGGACGTCGCCGCCATCGCCCGCAGGGCGGTCGCCGAGGGGGCGGACCTGCTCGGGGTGGCCGGCGGCGACGGCACCCAGGCCCGGGTGGCCGAGGTGGCGGCCGAGCACGGCCTGCCGTTCCTGGTGATCTCCGCGGGTACCAGGAACCACTTCGCCATGGACCTCGGCCTGGACCGCGAGGACCCGGCCCGGTGCCTGGACGCCCTGGCGGACGGCGAGGAGCTCAGGATCGACCTGGGCTTCGTGGGCGGCCGCGCCTTCGTGAACACGGCCTCCTTCGGCGTCTACGCGGAGGTCGTGCAGCGCCCGGAGTACCGGGACGCCAAGGCGGACTCGGCGCTGGACGCACTGCCCGACCTGCTGCTCGGCTACGCCGGCCACACCCTCGAAGCGGCGGCCGACGGGACGCGTCTGGAGGCCCAGCAGGCACTGTTGATCAGCAACAACCCCTACTCGTCCCCCGAACCGATGGCCGTGGGCGCCCGCCGGGCCCGCCTCGACCTCGGCGTGCTGGGCGTCGTCGGGATCCGGGTGAACAATGCCGCCCAGGCCGCCGACGTCGCCCTGCGGGGCGCGCGGGCGACCGGCCTGCACGTCCTGACCTCCCGGCAGGTCGTCATCGCATCGGAGGCGGAGGACATCCCGGTCGCCGTGGACGGGGAGGCCCTGACGCTGCCCACGCCCGTCACCTGCTCCATCCGCCCCGGCGCCCTGCGCGTACTGGTGCCGAGGGAACGCCCCGGCGCCCCGGTGGCCGGTCCGCCCATGGAGTGGCGCGACGTCCTCGCGCTGGCCTTCAACCGGCTGCGGTGA